In Crinalium epipsammum PCC 9333, the genomic window TAATACTATTCTGGTCTCTGCGGGTGGAAAATATCAAAGTTAGCGGTTGGAGGTAAGTCTGTGAATCTATCCCTTGAACAACTGTGGAACCAGGTATTGGAACGTTTGCAGCTACAGTTAAGCCGTCCTACCTTTGAAACTTGGATAAAAACTGCTAGTGCTGAACAACTAGATAATAACTGCTTGGTAATCTCCACTCCCAACCCGTTTGCGCGAAATTGGTTGCAGAAGTACTACATCAAAACTATTGCTGATGTAGTACAAAGTATTCTGGGTTATCCAGTAGAAATTTACCTCACAGTTGATGGAGGAGATAAAACTTTTACTACTGGCGAGGCAGAATTATCATGGTCTTTACCTCCCACGCAAAATATTCAAGAAACGCCAACTCACCGCCCTCGACCAACACAATTAAATCCTAAATACGTTTTTTCAAGGTTTGTTGTTGGTTCTAATAATCGTATGGCTCATGCTGCTTCTTTGGCAGTGGCAGAATCTCCAGGGCGCGAGTTTAATCCTCTATTTTTATGTGGAGGTGTTGGTTTAGGAAAAACTCACTTAATGCAAGCAATTGGTCACTACAGATTAGAAATTTCTCCTGATTCCAAGATATTTTATGTTTCTACTGAGCAATTTACTAATGATTTAATAGCTGCTATTCGTAAAGACAGTTTACAAACTTTTCGCGAACACTATAGAGCAGCCGATGTTTTATTAGTAGATGATATTCAATTTATTGAAGGAAAGGAATATACCCAAGAGGAATTTTTCTATACTTTTAATACTTTGCATGAAGCCGGAAAGCAAGTTGTCCTAGCTTCGGATCGACCTCCTAATCAAATTCCGCGTTTACAAGAGCGTTTATGTTCGCGTTTTTCTATGGGGTTGATCGCAGATATACAACGCCCTGATTTAGAAACAAGAATGGCAATTTTACAGAAGAAAGCAGAATATGAAAATATGCGTCTTCCGCGTGATGTGATTGAATATATTGCTACTAATTATACATCAAATATTCGTGAACTTGAGGGAGCATTAATTAGGGCAGTAGCATATATTTCAATTTCAGGATTAGCTATGACTGTGGATAATCTTGCGCCAATTCTTAACCCAACAACTGAGAAGGTGCAAATTTCCCCGGAGGCGATATTAATCACCGTTGCAGATGCTTTTAATGTTTCTATTGAAGATTTAAAAAGTAATTCTAGGCGTAGAGAAATTAGTTCAGCAAGACAAATTGGGATGTATTTGATGCGTCACCATACGGCTTTAAGTTTACCCAGAATTGGAGAAGAGTTTGGAGGGAAAGACCATACTACGGTAATGTATAGTTGCGAAAAGGTTGCCCAATTGCGGGAAAGTGATCCTGATGTGGCTCAAAAGTTACGCCAGTTAGTTGATGCACTGAGGGCAATTTCTCAACGTTAATGTAGAACCCCACCCCCTAGCCCCCTCCCCGTTGACGGGGAGGGGGAAATTTGAAATTTATGAAGTTTTACACATCTTTTCCACAGGTTGGGATTCGGGAAAATAGCGATCGCACAATTCTTTTTACAAAGTTTTCCACATTTTCCCCAAGTGGATATGGTACAAAAATATTGATGAAATTGACTATTGAGTGCTTGCTAAGGTAGAAAAGTCTTTGTGTTTGCTACAATCAGCAAGCTTATAACTGTAGATGTTTGAGCGATTCCCAGGCAGAAAAGAGAAATTCAATGAAACTGGTTTGCACGCAAAATGATCTGAGTACTAACCTATCGTTGGTTAGCCGCGCTGTGCCATCGCGCCCGACTCATCCGGTGTTAGCAAATGTGAAGCTGGAAGCGCATCAGGATACTCAGCAGGTAAGCCTGACGGGGTTTGATCTTAGTCTCGGCATTCAGATAAAGTTTGCGGCGCAAGTAGAGGAAGGTGGGCATCTTACTTTACCTGCTAAGTTGCTAAATGATATTGTTTCCCGCTTGCCAGATGGAGAGATTACGCTGGATGATGAAGTGGGAGATGCGATCGCAACTATCACTTCTGCTTCTGGGCAATATCAAGTGAGAGGTATGGGAACAGAAGAATTCCCTGAATTGCCTGTAGTAGAAAATGCTGAACCAATTAATTTATCAACTAGCGCATTGCTAGAAGGTTTAAAGGGTTCGTTGTTTGCAACTAGCCCTGATGAAACTAAGCAGGTATTAACAGGAGTTCATCTGACAGCAAAACAGGATAGCTTAGAATTTGCTGCTACTGATGGACACCGTTTAGCAGTTGTTGAGACTACTAACCAAGATGTCGCGGAAGGGGAAGAACCTCAGTCTAACCATGATATCGAAGAATTTGAAGTAACTGTTCCAGCTAGGGCATTGCGGGAACTGGAAAGGATGGTAGGAACTCGACAAGTAAGTGAGTCACTAACCTTATATATTGATCAAGGACAAGTAGTTTTTGAGTTGGCTAACCAACGCATAACCAGTCGGACGTTGGAAGGACAATATCCTAATTATCGTCAGTTAATTCCAAGTACGTTTGAGCGACAAATAACGCTGGATAGACGACAATTATTAAGTGCGCTGGAAAGAATAGCTGTATTAGCTGATCAGAAGAATAATCTGGTTAA contains:
- the dnaA gene encoding chromosomal replication initiator protein DnaA, which encodes MNLSLEQLWNQVLERLQLQLSRPTFETWIKTASAEQLDNNCLVISTPNPFARNWLQKYYIKTIADVVQSILGYPVEIYLTVDGGDKTFTTGEAELSWSLPPTQNIQETPTHRPRPTQLNPKYVFSRFVVGSNNRMAHAASLAVAESPGREFNPLFLCGGVGLGKTHLMQAIGHYRLEISPDSKIFYVSTEQFTNDLIAAIRKDSLQTFREHYRAADVLLVDDIQFIEGKEYTQEEFFYTFNTLHEAGKQVVLASDRPPNQIPRLQERLCSRFSMGLIADIQRPDLETRMAILQKKAEYENMRLPRDVIEYIATNYTSNIRELEGALIRAVAYISISGLAMTVDNLAPILNPTTEKVQISPEAILITVADAFNVSIEDLKSNSRRREISSARQIGMYLMRHHTALSLPRIGEEFGGKDHTTVMYSCEKVAQLRESDPDVAQKLRQLVDALRAISQR
- the dnaN gene encoding DNA polymerase III subunit beta, encoding MKLVCTQNDLSTNLSLVSRAVPSRPTHPVLANVKLEAHQDTQQVSLTGFDLSLGIQIKFAAQVEEGGHLTLPAKLLNDIVSRLPDGEITLDDEVGDAIATITSASGQYQVRGMGTEEFPELPVVENAEPINLSTSALLEGLKGSLFATSPDETKQVLTGVHLTAKQDSLEFAATDGHRLAVVETTNQDVAEGEEPQSNHDIEEFEVTVPARALRELERMVGTRQVSESLTLYIDQGQVVFELANQRITSRTLEGQYPNYRQLIPSTFERQITLDRRQLLSALERIAVLADQKNNLVKFTIDSDNQQVSLSVEAQDVGKGRESLPAQVSGDNIDIAFNVKYLMDGLKALPAAEIQLQLNGATSPVILTPLGGLKMTYLVMPVQIRT